The Fictibacillus phosphorivorans genomic sequence ATCACACGTTCGACAGCTATCAGCCGATGGTTGCTGGTAACGTTGGTGGACGTCGCCAAGGTGTACTCGTTTCAATGGAAAACGGTAAAGCTTCTCAATACGGAATCATGGGTGTTGAAGACCGTGGTACGATCTTCATTGAGCCAGGAACTGAAGTATACATGGGTATGATCGTTGGGGAACACACTCGTGAGAACGATATTACAGTTAACATCGTTAAAGTAAAGCAGATGACTAACATGCGTTCTGCAAACAAAGACCAAACAGTAAGCATGAAGAAGCCTCGTATCATGTCACTAGAAGAAGCATTAGAATACTTGAACGATGACGAGTATTGCGAAGTAACACCTGAAAGCATTCGTCTTCGTAAAAAAGTGCTTGATAAGAACGAGCGTGAAAGAGTAGAAAAGAAAAAGAAACTTGCTCAAGGCTAAACGTATTTCTTAACAAAACGATCGGGAGTGGGAATCGTGGAGGAACAAGAAATCATGAAAGCGACAGGGGAAGATTCATCCTCCATGGCATTGTTGCTAGGGATTGAGAACGACCCTGTCAGAGCTTTTCTGCTGTTATATCTCATCATAACAGTGTTAAGCATCATAGTTTTTAAGTTAGGATTTGCAAAAAAACTACCGCCGTTAAAAGCGGTAGTGATTTATTTATTTTTGATCATCGGATGTTTGCCACTAGCATTTTTCGGCATCGGACTGCCGGTTGCTGAAGGTTTGATGGTAGCTGCACTCATCTTGATCATCTATAAAGTCCGGCTTCATCAGAGCAAGAAAGAAAAAGGCTGATAGGGGGTTCTGTTATGCAACTTGTTGACGCTCTATCCAATTGGTTGAGCATTAGGAAAGTACATGATGAAAGACCCAACGACCTAGCAGCAAAGGAGACTTTTGAATTTTTTACTGAGATTCTTACAGAAGATCATCATGTGAACATCATTGCTGTTACGACTTCAGGTCCTTACTATGAAGTAAAGTATGAAGTGAACGGCATAGAAAGCTCGGAAAAGTTTTTTATAGACAGTATTGATGCTTTATACGAAGGAATTCAAAGTGAACCAAGATTTAACGAGGAGTGCTGATTAATCAGTACTCCTTTTTTTATTAAGTTGAGCTACGAAATATGCAATGATGATCGCGAAGAGTATATGGCCGAGTAACCAAAGTAAGAATGGTAACGTTATTGAGTCTGAAAAAGGTTTTTCCACAGCTAGGTGGTAAAGGGGGAAAAAGGTGAACGACATGACTCCATTGATGACTAAAGAGATCTGATAAGGGTGATTATAGATTTTGCAAAGTACATCTACAACTGCGATAAGAATAATCGCGATGATAATATGAAGACTGAACTGAAAGGGTTCATTATAGATAATGGAATCGGGAAGAGGCAGAAAATCAATATTTAATAAAAATGTGTAAAGTTTCATTTCAAATAGTACTTCTGGAATGTAAAAAAAACAAGCCAGCAGAACGCCGGCGATGGTACCATATAAAATCCATGAAATAATCCTTTTGTTATTACCAATCATTGTTTGTATCCGGACTTCGATATAATGTGAAATTCCCGGTAGCTTCACGCTCCGCGGTTTTTCGCGTTATGCGTTCTCTGCAAGATTCGCACATGAACGTGTGTATAGGACGGTTTCTTAATTTTTTTGCAAGGGAGCATTCATTTTCAATAACTTCAATATTATCGCATAATACGCATTTTACACGCATTGTATTTCACCTCTTTCAACCAGTATACCATAAAGAAATTGGAAAATTAAATGAACGATGCTTGGGCTGCGAGTAGAAAGTAATATAAGAGAAAGTTTTTAAGAAAATGCAGTGTGCGTAATTTCCAGGGAAACAAAATGAACGGATTGTCTTTTGGTAGCGAACACACATCGTTTGATACGAGGTAAATTGTATTTTATTCGAAGAAAGATGCCATAATTACGCGGTAATTCAAATTAATTACGAGTAGAAAATTTTTATCCGATTTTCGACGTATAAAAAGACTCATGAGCTCAGGCATCATGAGTCTTTTCCATTCTGAAAAATCACGTTTCATTTAATCGTTGAGGCTGATTCTTATCTGATTTTTCTTGTTTTTGCTGCTGATTTTTAAGCTCTTGTTGTTCTCTTTTTGATAATTGGCTATCGTTCGTTTCCGTTGGGGAAGGCTTTTTGGTCTGAATGCTGTGAGGCACTTGTGGCATTAATCTTCCAACGATCCCTGCTAGCTCTTTCATGATTCCGCCGATCGGATGACCTTGGCGGATTTGTTTACCCATCTGACGTAGTCTTTCTACTGTATCAGGGTCAGCTGTAACGAGAGCATTCTTTCCGTTAGGGTCATTCTTTAAGGATTCGGCAACCGAATATTTGATAGATCCTACTTTTGAATTATCTAGCTTGCGATCTACATCTATTCCCACGACAGCATATGGACCTAATACAACAGCTGTTGCATCTTCTACACCTGGAATACCAGTAGCTAATCCTACTAGGTGCCTTGATATCTCTTGTGAACCTTTTGGCTGGTGAGGTTTTTTGCTGTTTGCCGTTTGATTTACTTTTGTAAGCCTAGGAGCATTTTGGTCATTCTGAGCGTTATCCTTATTATTGTTCATGCAGCCAAACAGTACGAATATAGCACTAAGAACGGCTACGATACGAAAAATTTTCAATGAAATTCATCCTTCCAGTTCCTTTTTCGTTATTTTTTGTACATTCTTCTAACTTTATTCCTTTGTACATACATTTTTAATAGGCAGTCCCTAAACACTTTTCATTTAATGATTTTAAGTACACATTAAGTCAGGAGGCTGAATGTTGAATAAACGATACGTCCTAGATACGAACGTACTGTTGCAGGATCCTTACTCCATACAATCTTTTGGAGATAGTGAAGTAATTATTCCTGCAGTCGTGTTAGAAGAAGTAGATTCAAAAAAACGTTACATGGACGAAATTGGAAGAAACGCACGCGAGGTTTCTCGTCTGATCGATAGAGTCAGACAAAAAGGACAACTGCATAAAGGGGTTCCTCTTGAAAATGGTGGAACGCTTCGAGTTGAACTCAATCATAAAAGCTTCAAAAGGCTTCAAGAAACTTTTGTTGAACAGACAAATGATAACCGAATATTAGCTGTAACCTTGAATCTTCAACAAGAAGAAGAAGAAAAGAAAAGTGGCATCAAAGTAATTCTGGTATCAAAAGATGTGCTTGTTCGAGTAAAAGCTGATGCGCTTGGTATAGAAGCAGAAGATTTTCTGAGCGATCGAGTAATAGATAAGAATGATCAAACCTACACCGGATACAAAGAAATATATGTACAAGGTGATCTGCTGAATAAATTTTACGAAAAAAATGAACTTCAACTGATCGAGTTGACAGGCCATTCGTTCCATCCACATCAATTTGTAATTCTAAAAGATGTGTTCAGGTCATCTGTCTCTGCTCTTGGAAAAGTAGATGAACACGGTAAGACGCTCAAGCCGCTTCGTTATGATTCAGAACAGATATGGGGAATTCGGGCAAGAAATGTTCAGCAAAAGATGGCGTTTGAATTACTTCTACGCAAAGACTTGCCACTCGTGACTTTAATCGGTAAAGCAGGAACAGGAAAAACACTGATTACCCTCGCTGCAGCACTGCTTCAAACAGAAGACTTAAAAGATTATATAAAGCTCTTTATCGCTCGGCCAATCGTTCCGGTGGGAAAAGATATCGGATATTTACCAGGGGAAAAGGAAGAAAAATTAAAACCGTGGATGCAACCAGTCTATGACAACTTAGAATATTTATTTAATACAAAAAAATCCGGGGAACTTGAAAAGATCCTAGCTGGCATCGGTTCTATTCATGTTGAAGCCTTGACGTATATCAGAGGAAGAAGTCTGCCAGATCAGTTCATTATCATTGATGAAGCACAAAATTTAACGAAACATGAAGTGAAGACTATATTGACCCGTGTAGGAGAAGGTAGTAAGATCGTTCTCTTAGGAGATCCCCAACAGATCGATCATCCTTATCTTGATGAGTTTACGAACGGATTAACGTATGTGGTAGAGAAGTTTAAAGATCAAGCGTTGAGTGGGCATGTTCGTTTAGAAAAAGGTGAACGTTCATCTCTGGCCCAGATTGCTGCGGATCTATTATAAATAGTGTGATGAAGAATAAGTAAAAAAAGACAGCCCATATATGAGCTGTCTAATTTTGAATTAGAGAATCGTTACGGCAGAAATGTGTTTGATCGGATTTTCTTTGTTACGACCATCGCCGAAATAGAAATGAACAGGACCGTCGTCTTTGAGCGGTTTTCCATTATTCGAAAAAGCAAAGTAGCCGTTTTGAGCTTCTTCAAGTGTGATCTCAACGCTACCGTCCCCTGACTCAATCCTCACTTTTTCTGCGTCAGGGTGCGGTTGTGCATTATAGATAAAATAAGAAAGAGAAATAGCGAACGAACTTGTTAACAGTGTTTCTTTTAATGTGGTCTTAGAGCTTTGTTTCTTTTGTTCTGATGGAGGGACAGCACCTTCTTGTAGTTCACGATCCCAGTGTGCAGACACTTCTTTTAAGTACTTTTCTTGCTCGTTTTCCTTCGATTTATCTAAATCGAACAATGTGTGTAAATCCTCTTTTCTATCATCAAAAATCCATACACCTGGATCTAATGTAAGGGGATAGTTTACTTTTCCGTTTAATGCAACGATGAATTCCATATAAACCTCCTTGAATTTGAAAACCCTATGAAAAGCATAGCACGATTATAAGAATACTGTAATATGTTGATTTTTTTTATGCAAACCTTTATATTTAAAGGTAGAAATCGTGTCGAACGGAGGGATGATCATTGTCAGCTGAGATGGCAACTGGACATCGGGAAAGGGCATTTGAACTATTAAAAGCAGATGCAGATAAAATCCTGAAACTAATTGAAGTTCAAATGGAAAACTTAACAATGCCACAATGTCCCCTCTATGAGGAAGTATTGGATACGCAAATGTTTGGTTTATCCCGTGAAATAGATTTTGCAGTCCGTTTAAACCTGGTCGAAGAAGAGACAGGTAAGAAGTTATTAGAATCACTTGAAAAGCAGTTAACTGCTTTGCACGATGCCTCAATGAAAAAATGATCGACACCCAGTCCGAGAATAAAATTTGGACTGGATTTTTTTATATACATACAATTGCTTGCATGTTCTTGTTTGTCATTGAACTCTTCTGTAAATCCCAGCTTGCTTTAAGGTCCTCTTTATTTACGAGAGGATGTTCATCAAAAAGCCGATACATCCTTCGAAATACTATAAGAAGCGGGAACTGTAGTGTTGTATCATAAATAAAAAAGGTTTATGTGTTACAATATCTAATAATTATAAAGATGCAGTTTCGATACTTCGTAAGAGAGGAGAAAGGTGAACAACGTGAAAAAAGCAGTAAGACCCTATGACTATTCTTTGATAGTAGCCGTACTATTATTGTGCAGTGCTGGATTAGTCATGATCTACAGCGCGAGTATAGGGGTAACGATTAATAAATACGATTATAGCAGCAGCTTTTTCTTTACAAGACAACTAATCTTTCTATTAGTTGGTTTAGGACTCATGTATTTTACCATGAGGTTTAACATTCAAATCTATAAAAAGCTTATGATGCCTATCGTCGTCTTTTCTATTCTTATTTTAATATTTGTATTATTGTTCGGACGAGAAGTGAACAATGCAAAAAGCTGGTTATACATAGGTCCGATCGGTATTCAGCCTGCTGAATTCATCAAGCTAACACTAGCGATCTACTTAGCAGCTATCTACTCTAAGAAACAAGGAAAGATGCAAGATTTCAAAAAAGGGGTTATTCCTCCGTTAACGATCTTCGCGATCATGTTCCTTTTAATCTTAAGGCAGCCAGACTTAGGGACAGGCATTATCGTTTCAGGTGTTGCTGGAGTGATTTTGTTTTGTTCTGGGATTAAGTTCAAACATATTTTTTCAATGGCAGCATTAGCGGGAATCGTAGGCTTAGGAATATTTCTTCGTTTAACACCAGAACAGCTTTCCCGTTTTGATGCAGCATTTGCACCTTTTAAAGATCCTGCTGGTGATGGATATCAGCTTGTTAATGGGTATATCTCAATCGCTGCAGGTGGAATAACAGGATCAGGCTTAGGCGAGAGTATTCAGAAATACGGCTTTCTTCCTGAACCACACACAGATTTTATCATCGCCATTATTGCAGAAGAACTTGGTTTTATTGGAGTATTTTTAATAATTGCTTTATTAGGATATATCGTTCTAAAAGGATTCTGGATTGGCATGCAGAGTAATGATACATATGCAAGTTTATTAGCTTTTGGTATTGCTGGAATGATTGGGATTCAAACAGTGGTCAACCTAGGTGCAGCAGTAGGGTTATTACCTATTACTGGTGTTCCGTT encodes the following:
- the ftsW gene encoding putative lipid II flippase FtsW; translated protein: MKKAVRPYDYSLIVAVLLLCSAGLVMIYSASIGVTINKYDYSSSFFFTRQLIFLLVGLGLMYFTMRFNIQIYKKLMMPIVVFSILILIFVLLFGREVNNAKSWLYIGPIGIQPAEFIKLTLAIYLAAIYSKKQGKMQDFKKGVIPPLTIFAIMFLLILRQPDLGTGIIVSGVAGVILFCSGIKFKHIFSMAALAGIVGLGIFLRLTPEQLSRFDAAFAPFKDPAGDGYQLVNGYISIAAGGITGSGLGESIQKYGFLPEPHTDFIIAIIAEELGFIGVFLIIALLGYIVLKGFWIGMQSNDTYASLLAFGIAGMIGIQTVVNLGAAVGLLPITGVPLPFISYGGSSLLLFLTSMGILINISAKVNLNKKVPDRKPEVNRKIKAIM
- a CDS encoding YlaH-like family protein, which produces MALLLGIENDPVRAFLLLYLIITVLSIIVFKLGFAKKLPPLKAVVIYLFLIIGCLPLAFFGIGLPVAEGLMVAALILIIYKVRLHQSKKEKG
- a CDS encoding YlaN family protein, whose protein sequence is MATGHRERAFELLKADADKILKLIEVQMENLTMPQCPLYEEVLDTQMFGLSREIDFAVRLNLVEEETGKKLLESLEKQLTALHDASMKK
- a CDS encoding YlaI family protein; translation: MRVKCVLCDNIEVIENECSLAKKLRNRPIHTFMCESCRERITRKTAEREATGNFTLYRSPDTNNDW
- a CDS encoding YhcN/YlaJ family sporulation lipoprotein; protein product: MKIFRIVAVLSAIFVLFGCMNNNKDNAQNDQNAPRLTKVNQTANSKKPHQPKGSQEISRHLVGLATGIPGVEDATAVVLGPYAVVGIDVDRKLDNSKVGSIKYSVAESLKNDPNGKNALVTADPDTVERLRQMGKQIRQGHPIGGIMKELAGIVGRLMPQVPHSIQTKKPSPTETNDSQLSKREQQELKNQQQKQEKSDKNQPQRLNET
- a CDS encoding PhoH family protein: MLNKRYVLDTNVLLQDPYSIQSFGDSEVIIPAVVLEEVDSKKRYMDEIGRNAREVSRLIDRVRQKGQLHKGVPLENGGTLRVELNHKSFKRLQETFVEQTNDNRILAVTLNLQQEEEEKKSGIKVILVSKDVLVRVKADALGIEAEDFLSDRVIDKNDQTYTGYKEIYVQGDLLNKFYEKNELQLIELTGHSFHPHQFVILKDVFRSSVSALGKVDEHGKTLKPLRYDSEQIWGIRARNVQQKMAFELLLRKDLPLVTLIGKAGTGKTLITLAAALLQTEDLKDYIKLFIARPIVPVGKDIGYLPGEKEEKLKPWMQPVYDNLEYLFNTKKSGELEKILAGIGSIHVEALTYIRGRSLPDQFIIIDEAQNLTKHEVKTILTRVGEGSKIVLLGDPQQIDHPYLDEFTNGLTYVVEKFKDQALSGHVRLEKGERSSLAQIAADLL